ACCCTCAATTGGGCCGTCCATCGCCACCTCTTCTATCAAGATGTATCTCTCAGATCTTTCccctcatttttttttctttcttaattgaTCGATTCTTTGATTTTAAGTTTCTTTTTTGTAGGCCTCTGATCTTCGCGAAAAATTCGAAGCCAACAAGCATGTGGTTCGTCTTCATTCCTTTCCCATTTTCACATTATAtcatcctctttttttttttttaattaatcatATTCAGTGATAAATTGTATGAAGATTTACCTACTGGGTGTTCTTTTTTTCTGTTTCTATTATGACAAAATGATCTCATTGAGTTTCTGCATTGAACTTATTAAGGACTCATGTAAATGGTGATTATATTTTTAATGGTTTAACTTTGCGGTTGTTTTGGCTTTTCACTTCGTATCTTTGATGATGTTGCTTTGTATAATTTGGGTTTTTGCAGGAAGATCTTGACACAATCGACAAAATGATAGCTGCAGGTGAAGCAACCTATAATAAGTGGCGGCATCCTGATCCTTATATTGGTAAGATTACAATAGTATGTTCAATGTTGTTGGTTTTATAAGAGAACTTCTGTTTGAAGTAATGGGATATGAAACTTTTCTTTTTCTGATGCATACACTTGGTCTCTAAGAGACATGCATATTACCAAAGGCAGAGTTAGTGTATTGGAAATCGAATGTCTATGTCATCTCAATAGTTCTCGCGTGGAAGGAATTTTTGTATATATACGTGTGTGTTCTTTTGAAGTTCTTGTGCAACAACTGAGAGGAAAATGGCTCAAAAAATTGACAATGGGATGAATTTTTTATGGTAACTCATTTACTCTTTGTTAGGATTTTGATTCCATCTCAGATAAATAATAGTTTGGTTATTACCAGTGAATTTTCATTGACTGTGAGAAACAAGGTATTTAGGTGAAGAGAATTGCTACCAAACTAGTACTATGGTACTTCACCTCTCCTTGCTTGGTGCCATCTACTTACATTCTTGTATTTGGTAAAAATTACTTGGTTCTTACTGTTAAGTCTTGCTCTTGTTGTGACACTTGACTGATTGACTGCGATTTCCTTATAAGTTGCTAACTTTCCAGTTTTAAACCTGTTATGTGGTTTGAAGCTTAACATCTTAATTCCATTTGCAGTTCCTTGGGCTCCTGGTGGTTCCAAGTTCACTCGAAACCCTGTCCCGCCATCTGGGGTAATTCTTTTAGTTCCATTCTTGCCATTTGCCAACAAATATGTTATTTCTTTGTTTTCGCATGTTTCCTCACTTGTCTGCAATTCTTGTTGTATTCTAtgcattcttatttttatttttttggagtATTCATGTGTCTACCTTTATGAATGTAAGCTATCCTTTTCTTGCTTTTAGAGTAGACATCCACttgtttttgtttcttctttGTTCATGGTATCTAAAAAATCCAGTATTTTAGCTGGAGAAAATTGAGATTGCACCTCTCACATACCGCACTGTTCTGTTCTGTCCATTGGCCTTCTCTACGGCTATCCAATGTTCATAGTGATTATCAACCCATCATGCTGCAGATTAGAAGAAAAGTAATTAGAGAATCCTCTTCACttgtctttgttttgtttctctatAGCAGATAGCTTCTTTCTTCCTACTATTTTAGAATCATTTCTTCCTTTGAATATATTATTTATCTCGGTAGGTGTCAAAAAATGATCTAATTGCTGGAGAAAGATAGGGTGAAGGGAACAGGAGTGTTCATCTTGTCCTGTAATGGGGTTTCTACCCTGTTGCTTAGCTACCTGACCTAGATCCTTTTAGGAGCTTTCAAGCAACTATTAGTAAAATTCCTGATTGATTTAAttgctttttaaatttttatccaGTTCTGATATTTCATTCTTGATGCAGATTGAGATTTTATATGATTATGGTAAAGAAGAAAATGATTAAAACATGATCTTTTCTACCCCAACAAATAAAGGTTAGCCATTTACTTTGTTATTTAggttttctttgttctttgtaTAATTCCCTTGTCAAAGTTTTGGTTTGTGTCTTACAACTTGCCACTGGTTGGTTGCGCTTTTCTTTAGAAGTTTAGTTGCGATAATCTCTtggatttatattgaaaatacatACATGCAAAAATGTATTAGCAGGGTGTTATTgtgaaaataatttcaaggtttttcgaGATACACTCTCCTGAAATCATTTAGTTTATTTAGGGAGTGATTAGTGTGTTCTTGTCTCGAAATAAATGATACTCGACATGTTAGTATCTTTTCAAATTTGAATGATATTTGCACTAAGGATCCAATCTTCTACCAAAGCATCCTCTGTTAAGAAAATGCCATGTCAAATCACGTAGGTACTAGATGCTTTGaacattttgttattttttgtgATGCTAAAACTTTCCAATTTTGGTTGATTCAGGTCTAGAGACTCCTTGAGGGATTCCAACGCAAGGATTCAACAATCGTTTAGCCAAAATCACGGAACTATTCATACGCTCTTGGCAGCAACTCCTTTGTATTCATCCCAGTGAAACGTGATGAAGCTTTAATAACATTAATGTTGATGCTCCTTTTGACTCAAGTGTTGTGTCTGGTTTACGATATGAGATCATTGCTCAGATTGAAAGTACCAAATGGTTGTTGACATTTGCAAAGTAATACTATGATCATGAATCCTTTTTTGTCAAAATCTTATGTTTGCATCTTTTGTCTATATGCCTACGTTGGGTACTTGTGCATTGTGCCATTGAAGACGTTGGAATCAAAGGGTTGCAACCTATGAGCTTTCGGGCATACTGGATATAATTAGTATGAAAAAAGTTGTAGGAACCTAGTGAACCTGTTGGTACGTGTTTTTATTTTGTATCAGTAGGCTTTGAAGTGCCATATCCGGCATAACTAATGGgtatttaaaaaaagaaagagtTGAAGCGGTACTGGCTATAGTTGTTTATTATATTGGATTCAAATATGAATTTATATTCAAAATCACTATTGGACTTATTTGAATTCAGTCATTTATATCCACTGTTTAATTTTAGAAGAGTTAATTTAATAAATCcagatatttaaaaaaaaaaattgaatacgGAGGATATATTTAGTGAATTTGACAAACAAAATCGATTCATTGCCTAATTCGGAAGAGAGGTCAACAATTTGATatcacaaaaaagaaaaagaaaatgtcaTTTCAAGGAGGTTTATTAGCTTCGATTCCTTAAAAACACACCACATCATGTATACTCTCATCCATACGCCATTGGATTGAATATTCATTCATTCCCTCTAAAGGGAGAAGTGACGTTTATGAAAACGTGATTCCAAATTGGAAATTTCAATTACGTTggtgattgatgtttcatctcaattgaCATCTCTGTTATTCATGTTCTTCATCTCCATGCAAATTCTATGACCTACCCACCATTTCCGCAAATGCAAATGGAATCCCATCGGTGATTCCTAGACCCAAACCTCCCATTCCAACCTTTTTATGTCATTCTAATATTTCATCTACCTTTCATATATGCCTACTCTTTGTTTCCTCTTGGGAAGACCAGCTGAGATGGATGATGATAAATTTAAGAGAAGGATGAAGAAGATGAAACGCAGGTATTCCAACCCTACGCCTGCAGTGTTGCGTATAACAGGCTCTGTTGTTACCATGGTGTTGCTCTTATTAACCATCTGCTGCGGTTTCCAATTGACCATTGAACCTGGGCGATACCGCGCCATCGGTGCTCGGGCTTTCCATGTTGGCATCTCCACCATAATCTTCGGCTTTCTATTCCTGATCGTTGGCCTTTCCATTCTGGCTGACATGCTTTTGAATATATCAGAACAGTTGCCGGAGCTATCTGGCGTCCATCAAGGTAGGCTcactttctatttttattttttgagaatGAATAATCTGGGAAATTTGTGTGGGAAAATTGCTTTAAACTGCATATGGTTGGTGGATGTGTGTTCCGTGAAACAGGACAACAGGAGACAAGGACGATGTCGAAAGCAATAAGGCAAGGCCTGGTAACTGTAATCACCATGTTCGTGATATTGTGGGCAATGTACACCGGATTTAGGCTTACAACCGAATCAGGAGAGAGCAAACAATACCTCCTTACGGTTTCCATCGGAGTCACCACCATTTTATTTGgcttaatttatttcattatcggACTCGCTGTTGTTCAGGAGCTTGTATTAGAATTTTTTTCCTGTTCTCAATAGAAAAATGACAGAAACAATGCAACATTTCATCACGGTTGTGAATTGTAATGCTTTTCCCATGAAAATTCTTTAGCTTTCCAGCAAGCATGGTTTCCCAATTTTCCCTGTTTCACACTTTAGAACATGCAGGTGGAAGACAAGGAAGCATATGGCTGTTTGTCCTGTTAAACAAACAAGAAAATCTTCAGAAATCATGTCATTTCCGAGAATCTGGGTATAGGTAGAATGTTTTATATCATGGACATCACATAGACGAAATCCATATCAGATTTCCAGTAATGATAATAAGCATGTTCATCCTAAAACAATAGATAATGTACCAGTTTGAAACTATCACCACCAGGCAGTTCAGTCAAAGAAATCATCCAGCCATCCTCTTAAATTAGCAGATGTTATATATTGTATGTTACGTGCAATTATTTCGCATGTAAGTCCAGGGTCGTAGAGGATTATTTCGGAGAAGAAATGAAGAATCAGAACTGCCAAATTTTAAAGAAAGCCTGGTTTTTAGCTCAGTCTTCGCATAATAATGGTGAAGAGTCGAGTATTAGTTGCAAATTGCTCTGCTCTTATGAGACAAGTTTCAAACGCCAATCAACAGCTTTCTTCACTCCCAAAACACAGTAATTTTCAAGAAACAACAACCCATAGGCCTAAAACCTGAACAGAAATTTGTACATAAAAAATGACTCATAAAGAAGTTTTTAGCTAAAACCATTTCAGAAACGTTAGCCATGGAAAACGTTTGGGCCTGGCCCATGGATCAAttcaattctaaaaataaatgatTTCACTAGTTTTTGTAAATGAAAAAGCCATGAAAATGGAGACGTTCAGCAGTCCCATAGGTTTTGTTCTAACAAGTGCATTTTAAAGGATGTTGTCAATTTGTGACGTTAGATGAATAATGGTTGCAGACAAATGAAATGGCTGTTCcataa
This window of the Gossypium arboreum isolate Shixiya-1 chromosome 12, ASM2569848v2, whole genome shotgun sequence genome carries:
- the LOC108477184 gene encoding NADH dehydrogenase [ubiquinone] 1 beta subcomplex subunit 9-like: MSGATTAAYLARRAAQKERVRILYRRALKDTLNWAVHRHLFYQDASDLREKFEANKHVEDLDTIDKMIAAGEATYNKWRHPDPYIVPWAPGGSKFTRNPVPPSGIEILYDYGKEEND
- the LOC108479021 gene encoding uncharacterized protein LOC108479021, with translation MPTLCFLLGRPAEMDDDKFKRRMKKMKRRYSNPTPAVLRITGSVVTMVLLLLTICCGFQLTIEPGRYRAIGARAFHVGISTIIFGFLFLIVGLSILADMLLNISEQLPELSGVHQGQQETRTMSKAIRQGLVTVITMFVILWAMYTGFRLTTESGESKQYLLTVSIGVTTILFGLIYFIIGLAVVQELVLEFFSCSQ